gacagacacaccagAAATGctgtctgtaaatgaagacctAGAAGTAAAATCATGGACATATTAGTGACATTTTAGTTTTAAAAGAAGTGAAGCATATAATTATGAAAAGGATTCTGCAATAATAAGTCACAAGTCATCTCAGGGGAGATACAGCTTTATCATCAATTCAAATAATGACTCAGCAGGTAAGGTACTAAGCACGTTTTGTGACAGCTTGAATTTTCTTGGGAAGTTCCCTGACTATTCATTTTTGTCTGTCTGAAATATGAATTGCCTTTAAGTTTCTGAGTCATGCTTGCTTTGAAATGAGGGACACAATAAATTGAAACATTTCCAATGTATATTGCTGAGATAACAATATGACTTTATACTACATTTTTGTGTACAATTGAAAGTAAGATTAGAAtttcactaatacacacacacacatatatatatatatatatatatatatatatatatatatatatatatatatatatgtatatatacacatatatatatatatatatatatatatatatatatatatatatatatcagaccTGGTATCAGAGGTGGTGTTGGGGTTGTTAGGTCAGTTGATTGGCACATCTCAGGACACTTAGAACTGCAGCTGGAAAAAAAGCACCAAATATTTTTTAGAACTACCATTCACATTATACATCATTATAATATATTTCATCTTTTCTACAAATCCTTAGACCAGAAATATAGAACATTTGTATAAATCTCATTTCCCAGTGATTTCACATTTCACTGTTCCCATATTGTTGTTATTCAAAACACCCATAAAAGAAGTAGTGGCCCAATTTAATGAGGTCACGTGTCTCACAGACACATATAGAATAAGAACATATAGAACATCCATTCAGGGTTCTCTCTAAACACCCAAAACATATAATTAGACTAGAACACCAGTGTTGGTCTTTTggaactgaaataaaaagaaattacatgctttttgtttgtttgttttttgtcatttttttattgattcCATATGCTTTTGGCAGTATTTCTACATTATTCCATAGTCAAATCAGATGCCCTGCAgtacaataataatgatacttACTTTGTACATGGTGCACAGATTCCTTTCGCTACACGGTAATGGTTATGTTTACAGTCACACTCAGTGTTCCTCTCTTTTTCACCTGATTAAAACACGGGAATATCATTTTGAatgataacaaaataaaatgcagcCATCAAATATTATACACTTAAATaaaggtgtgtgtctgagagggTATATGTTATATATGCCGCAGCTTAGACTTGGGtcttaaataaagaaagagcgagggggggggagggagagggagggagagagagagagagagagagcgtgcatGTGCACGTGACAAGAGAAGGTCTTACATGGCCTGGTCTCCCTTTCACCCTTTCCGCACTTTCGACAGGGATCACATGACATGGTAATTTCATTTACTACATTTTTGTAGTATCCTGCCTCACAGCCACATATTCTATTGTGCTTATTTGTGCATGGCTCAATCTCAATTTCTTTAGCTGTCAAGAAaagagtaagaaaaataaaagggaataaaaagttcatcactttttttaaaaaagaaaaaacagctgAACAAATATAGCGATAATGATATGGACAAAAATATAATTACAAAGTGCATCGCATGGTTCACGGCACGTGAAGCAGTTCATGTAATGGTTCATGTGGTCCTGATATGTTCCAGGGCTGCAAATCACACAGTTTGATCTCTTGCCCTCTCCTACGCATTTCTGCTTTAGTTTAAATCCTgtaaagagagaaatagacggtgtaaaaatgagtaaaaaaaaaaaaaaaaaaaaaaaaaaaggtataatCATAGTGAAAAATTAAACCCGAGAAAAATTTTCAGAAAATATCAGATGTAACGTCATTAATAAACTCAAGTGTTGTGATGTGTATCATGTATTATGAAAGTATATTCAATGTTtgcagcatatatatatatattgagagagagagagagagagagagagagagagagagagagagagagagagagagagagatgaacctGTCCTACTGACAGAAGACAGCGAAGACATCCTAACACTGCGGCCTGGGGGCTTGTGTTACCTGGATGACATTTATCGCAGCAGAAACCAGTATGCTGGTATTCGTTCTCTTGACATGTCACTGTATTGTTAAAGATGTTCTGCACTTCAGTGGCATCACATTGCCTTaaaacagcctggtgtaaacaAAACAAGGGACAGGTTAGGTACCCTGCACGTTGCATAAATGAAGGAAAACTCAATATG
The nucleotide sequence above comes from Hemibagrus wyckioides isolate EC202008001 linkage group LG01, SWU_Hwy_1.0, whole genome shotgun sequence. Encoded proteins:
- the tnfrsf1a gene encoding tumor necrosis factor receptor superfamily member 1A — translated: MESRHHPVKWKRIGVPCILFLLAVLRQCDATEVQNIFNNTVTCQENEYQHTGFCCDKCHPGFKLKQKCVGEGKRSNCVICSPGTYQDHMNHYMNCFTCREPCDALSKEIEIEPCTNKHNRICGCEAGYYKNVVNEITMSCDPCRKCGKGERETRPCEKERNTECDCKHNHYRVAKGICAPCTNCSSKCPEMCQSTDLTTPTPPLIPGLHLQTAFLVCLSVVIGLVCFIIVYFGVKYCKRIQTLYSQSHKACDPENQVGKNETHNCIQGKDVEKLLSSSQPETVLPDCIPREIKTPEFIYFVLYIVPVSRFKELVRRLNVSEQDIDRAERDHRAFADAQYQMLMVWVESGTRGGKSVLPCQLLQECVNTLKDMNLTACAESIEDKYATSSSYN